From uncultured Methanobacterium sp., a single genomic window includes:
- a CDS encoding AAA family ATPase: MKLNNITPDPIVSEKKTSTGLEEVGKETKMVVLQSIGYPFLCNLVENPKIEIFDNELFELYAREQWVGSTVKEGSFLFDQKLLPDFAFKVIKAHPDDSRITQNTSILLMEVEEVREIKKIESNLKMSDVIGQERAKTKCKIITKYLKEPETFQEWAPKNVLFHGTPGTGKTMLAKSLSHELQVPLFLVKATSLIGEHVGDGARQIHDLFDAASACGPAVIFIDEIDAIGLDRKYQSLRGDVSEVVNALLTELDGINPNLGVVTIGATNNPQLLDYALRSRFEEEIEFTLPDEDERREILEMYIKSMPLPVDTDSKKLASLSKGMSGRDIKDRLLKVALHKAISEDQDRVTWDNFQYALKHHEKEKNEPKNMFA; this comes from the coding sequence TTGAAACTCAACAACATAACTCCTGATCCGATTGTATCTGAAAAAAAGACCTCCACTGGTCTGGAAGAAGTAGGGAAAGAAACCAAAATGGTGGTACTCCAGTCCATTGGTTACCCATTCCTGTGCAACCTGGTGGAAAATCCCAAGATCGAAATATTCGATAATGAACTTTTCGAACTCTATGCTCGGGAACAATGGGTAGGCTCCACAGTAAAAGAAGGATCATTCCTTTTTGACCAGAAATTACTGCCAGATTTTGCTTTCAAGGTAATCAAAGCCCACCCAGATGATTCCAGGATAACTCAAAACACTTCCATACTCCTGATGGAAGTGGAAGAAGTTCGTGAGATTAAAAAAATCGAAAGCAACCTTAAAATGAGTGATGTTATTGGCCAGGAACGGGCCAAGACCAAATGTAAGATTATAACCAAATATCTGAAGGAACCAGAAACCTTCCAGGAATGGGCACCAAAGAATGTATTATTCCATGGTACACCGGGTACTGGTAAGACCATGCTAGCTAAATCATTATCCCATGAACTTCAGGTTCCCCTGTTTCTGGTAAAAGCAACCAGTCTCATAGGAGAACATGTAGGTGATGGAGCACGCCAGATACACGACCTTTTCGATGCCGCATCAGCCTGTGGGCCTGCAGTTATTTTCATCGATGAAATAGATGCCATTGGTCTGGACCGTAAATACCAGTCCCTGAGGGGAGATGTTTCTGAGGTGGTCAATGCACTGTTAACAGAATTGGATGGTATCAACCCTAACTTGGGTGTGGTTACTATTGGGGCCACTAACAATCCTCAATTATTGGATTATGCTCTAAGAAGCAGGTTTGAAGAGGAAATAGAATTCACGCTCCCTGATGAGGATGAAAGAAGGGAGATCCTGGAAATGTACATAAAATCCATGCCTTTACCAGTTGACACTGACTCAAAGAAACTGGCCAGCCTATCCAAGGGCATGTCTGGCCGAGATATTAAGGACCGGCTGCTCAAAGTGGCACTACACAAGGCAATATCTGAAGATCAGGATCGTGTAACTTGGGATAACTTCCAGTACGCACTTAAACATCATGAAAAAGAGAAAAATGAACCTAAAAATATGTTTGCATAA
- a CDS encoding signal peptidase I has protein sequence MSKRSVSFLKEILIALPIVIIVAIIASQLVVVPTESMKPTINEGDMVLVAKTDVLGLFTELNPEDVKVGDIIIYEEESSGESSGGYNEESAIIHRVVEVKEVGGKKYFVLKGDNNNATDDEDVSVDQVKGRTVMWGNNPITIPQVGWVILWFKGTGNETESGNTTGNTS, from the coding sequence ATGTCTAAAAGGTCTGTGTCTTTTTTAAAAGAAATTTTAATTGCCTTACCAATTGTTATAATTGTTGCTATTATAGCATCTCAACTTGTTGTAGTCCCAACAGAGAGTATGAAACCCACTATAAATGAGGGGGACATGGTTTTGGTTGCAAAAACCGATGTTTTAGGGCTATTCACTGAGTTAAATCCTGAAGATGTGAAGGTAGGGGACATTATAATTTATGAAGAAGAATCTTCAGGTGAAAGTAGTGGGGGGTATAATGAAGAGTCTGCCATCATCCATAGGGTGGTTGAAGTAAAAGAAGTTGGAGGAAAGAAATATTTCGTCTTGAAGGGGGATAATAACAACGCAACAGATGATGAAGATGTATCTGTAGATCAGGTCAAAGGTCGCACTGTTATGTGGGGTAATAATCCCATCACAATTCCTCAAGTTGGATGGGTCATTTTATGGTTTAAAGGAACTGGAAACGAAACCGAAAGTGGTAATACCACTGGAAATACATCTTAA
- a CDS encoding universal stress protein yields MYKKILIPTDGSKHALKAAKHSLWLSNKSQGEIIVLHIVETSSFSNIRARDLKYEMKNMLKDEGDQAITEIIQMSRNNDLNVKIVPRVEEGSAADKILDVADEESVDLIIMGTSGKHGIDRFLIGSVAEKVVRNSTKPVMVVH; encoded by the coding sequence ATGTATAAAAAAATACTTATACCAACTGACGGTTCAAAACATGCGTTAAAAGCAGCAAAACACTCACTTTGGCTTTCAAATAAAAGTCAGGGCGAAATAATAGTCTTACACATAGTCGAAACTTCTTCTTTTTCCAATATTAGGGCCAGAGATCTTAAATATGAGATGAAAAACATGTTAAAGGACGAAGGGGATCAAGCCATCACTGAAATCATCCAGATGTCCCGAAATAATGATTTAAATGTAAAAATCGTGCCACGGGTGGAAGAAGGTTCTGCTGCAGATAAAATACTTGATGTGGCTGATGAAGAATCTGTGGACCTGATTATAATGGGAACATCAGGAAAACACGGAATTGATCGGTTTTTAATAGGTAGTGTTGCAGAAAAAGTGGTTAGAAACTCAACCAAACCTGTAATGGTGGTACATTAA